In a genomic window of Phragmites australis chromosome 14, lpPhrAust1.1, whole genome shotgun sequence:
- the LOC133891448 gene encoding uncharacterized protein LOC133891448 produces MPRLFLFCLVSSQLAVTTVMARPFPVFFFDGGSAMNSVAEAPYAPAVRHAHSLLESRFAGSPLSSHHGHHSPFDKTFAGGKIIVGGLAAAVIVAVFCYIRMTRRKNVVEPKS; encoded by the coding sequence ATGCCTCGTCTCTTCCTCTTCTGCTTGGTGTCTAGCCAGCTCGCCGTGACCACTGTCATGGCGCGGCCGTTCCCCGTCTTCTTCTTCGACGGTGGCTCCGCGATGAACAGCGTTGCAGAAGCTCCTTATGCTCCAGCGGTTCGACACGCGCACTCCCTTCTGGAATCCAGGTTTGCAGGATCGCCGCTGAGCTCCCACCACGGCCATCACAGCCCCTTCGACAAGACGTTCGCCGGAGGCAAGATCATAGTGGGGGGCCTCGCCGCTGCAGTCATCGTCGCAGTCTTCTGCTACATTCGCATGACGAGGAGGAAGAATGTCGTCGAGCCCAAATCTTGA